A single region of the Parasphingorhabdus litoris DSM 22379 genome encodes:
- a CDS encoding competence/damage-inducible protein A translates to MSKSRIYTAALIVIGDEILSGRTQDKNIAQIAKWLNVQGIRLGEVRVVADDMDAIAEAVNILRARNDYLFTTGGIGPTHDDITVDAISKALGVDVVIHPTARAILEKYYADKGGINEGRLRMARVPDGAELIENRMSGAPGIKIDNLYLMAGVPHITAGMLDALTGTLEGGAPLLSETLGAWAPESEIADVLIAAEKAHAGCQIGSYPFFRNGTVGANFVVRSTDADELAACTAVLKTGLEAAGYEVTDGGI, encoded by the coding sequence ATGAGCAAATCCCGCATCTACACCGCAGCGCTGATTGTCATTGGCGATGAAATTCTCTCCGGCCGTACGCAGGACAAGAATATCGCGCAGATCGCCAAATGGTTGAACGTCCAGGGCATCAGGCTGGGTGAGGTCCGCGTGGTTGCCGATGACATGGATGCGATTGCCGAAGCGGTGAATATTTTGCGCGCACGCAATGATTATCTTTTTACTACCGGTGGCATAGGTCCGACCCATGATGACATCACGGTCGATGCGATTTCCAAGGCGCTGGGCGTGGATGTGGTGATCCACCCGACGGCGCGCGCGATTTTGGAAAAATATTATGCCGACAAAGGCGGCATCAACGAAGGCCGGCTTCGCATGGCGCGTGTCCCTGATGGCGCAGAGCTGATCGAAAACCGCATGTCCGGTGCACCAGGAATCAAGATCGACAACCTGTATCTGATGGCGGGCGTGCCGCATATCACGGCGGGGATGCTCGATGCGCTCACGGGTACATTGGAAGGCGGCGCGCCGCTTCTGTCTGAAACGCTTGGCGCATGGGCGCCAGAGAGCGAAATTGCCGATGTCCTGATCGCGGCGGAAAAAGCCCATGCAGGGTGTCAGATTGGCAGCTATCCCTTTTTCCGCAATGGCACGGTCGGCGCGAATTTTGTGGTGCGGTCAACCGATGCGGATGAACTGGCAGCGTGTACGGCTGTATTGAAAACTGGCCTGGAAGCGGCAGGTTATGAAGTTACGGACGGCGGAATTTAG
- the map gene encoding type I methionyl aminopeptidase, whose protein sequence is MTDYLTVEDTTPQSRTGAIKLHGPEGFEGMRKAGRLAAEILDALVPHVVPGVTTGALDDMVRQHAFREGAVPATLGYRGFTHSCCTSINHVVCHGIPGDKKLKEGDIVNIDVTVIVDGWHGDTSRMFLIGKTPVKASRLVQTTYECLMLGIEQAKPGNRMGDVAHAIQTHAEGNRYSVVRDFCGHGLGQMFHDAPEVVHAGRPGTGPELRPGMFFTIEPMINIGKYAVKMLEDGWTAVTRDRSLSAQFEHSIGITETGCEIFTKSPAGLDCPPYT, encoded by the coding sequence ATGACTGATTATCTGACCGTAGAAGACACCACCCCGCAAAGCCGGACGGGTGCGATTAAACTGCATGGACCGGAAGGCTTTGAGGGCATGCGCAAGGCCGGACGGCTCGCTGCTGAAATTCTCGATGCCTTGGTACCGCATGTCGTGCCCGGCGTAACCACTGGCGCATTGGACGATATGGTTCGTCAGCATGCTTTTCGCGAAGGCGCCGTGCCCGCGACGTTGGGATATCGCGGCTTCACGCATAGTTGCTGCACTTCGATCAATCATGTGGTGTGCCACGGCATTCCCGGTGACAAGAAACTCAAGGAAGGCGATATCGTTAATATTGATGTGACGGTGATTGTTGATGGCTGGCATGGCGATACGAGCCGCATGTTTTTGATCGGCAAGACACCTGTCAAAGCTTCCAGGCTGGTCCAAACGACATATGAATGTCTGATGCTGGGCATTGAACAAGCCAAACCGGGCAATCGCATGGGCGATGTGGCGCACGCCATCCAAACCCATGCCGAGGGTAATCGCTATAGCGTAGTGCGCGATTTTTGCGGCCATGGTCTGGGTCAAATGTTCCATGATGCGCCAGAGGTTGTTCATGCTGGACGTCCCGGTACGGGCCCTGAACTGCGGCCCGGGATGTTTTTCACCATTGAGCCAATGATCAACATCGGCAAATATGCCGTGAAGATGCTCGAAGATGGATGGACAGCAGTTACCCGAGACCGTTCGCTTTCTGCCCAGTTTGAACATAGCATCGGGATTACCGAAACCGGTTGCGAGATTTTCACCAAAAGCCCTGCCGGTCTGGATTGCCCGCCCTACACATAA
- the glnA gene encoding type I glutamate--ammonia ligase, with protein sequence MGNTTADIMKMIKEHEIEWVDVRFTDPRGKWQHLSMCADVVDEDVLEEGFMFDGSSIEGWKAINESDMILRPDLDSVYMDPFSATPMMILVCNIVEPGDGSLYGRDPRSTAVRAEAYLKSTGIGDTVYVGPEPEFFMFDDVKFEDGYDRSGYKIDDVELPTNTGRDYEIGNMGHRPRAKGGYFPVAPVDSAMDIRGEMVATMMEMGLPMDKHHHEVAAAQHELGITFGTLVETADRTQVYKYVVQQVAHAYGKTATFMPKPIKDDNGSGMHTHMSIWKDGKPLFAGNEYAGLSETCLYYIGGVIKHAKACNAFTNATTNSYKRLVPGFEAPVLLAYSSRNRSASCRIPYGAGDKAKRVEFRFPDALANPYLSASALLMAGLDGIENKIHPGEAMDKNLYDLPPAELAEVPTVCGSLREALEALEADHEFLLKGDVFTKDQIEGYCELKWEEVSRLETTPAPVEFDMYYSA encoded by the coding sequence ATGGGCAATACTACCGCAGACATCATGAAGATGATCAAGGAACATGAGATTGAGTGGGTCGATGTACGCTTCACTGATCCACGCGGCAAATGGCAGCATCTTTCCATGTGCGCCGATGTGGTCGATGAAGATGTGCTGGAAGAAGGCTTTATGTTTGATGGGTCATCCATCGAAGGCTGGAAAGCGATTAACGAATCCGACATGATCCTGCGTCCTGATTTGGATTCCGTCTATATGGATCCGTTCTCAGCGACCCCCATGATGATTTTGGTCTGTAACATTGTCGAACCCGGTGATGGCTCGCTCTATGGCCGCGACCCGCGCTCCACCGCTGTGCGCGCTGAAGCCTATCTGAAGTCAACCGGCATTGGCGACACCGTCTATGTTGGTCCGGAGCCAGAATTTTTCATGTTCGACGATGTCAAGTTCGAGGATGGTTATGACCGCAGTGGCTATAAAATTGACGATGTCGAACTACCAACCAATACCGGCCGCGATTATGAGATCGGCAATATGGGCCATCGCCCGCGCGCCAAAGGCGGATATTTCCCGGTTGCTCCCGTGGACAGTGCCATGGACATTCGCGGCGAAATGGTTGCCACGATGATGGAAATGGGCCTGCCCATGGACAAGCATCACCACGAAGTGGCCGCGGCACAGCATGAGCTGGGCATTACATTCGGCACGCTGGTTGAAACCGCTGACCGCACGCAAGTCTACAAATATGTCGTGCAGCAGGTTGCCCATGCCTATGGCAAAACCGCAACCTTCATGCCCAAGCCGATCAAGGATGATAATGGTTCCGGCATGCACACTCACATGTCGATCTGGAAAGATGGCAAGCCACTGTTCGCGGGCAATGAATATGCCGGCCTGTCGGAAACCTGCCTCTATTATATCGGCGGCGTGATCAAACATGCCAAAGCGTGTAACGCGTTTACCAACGCCACAACCAACAGCTACAAGCGTCTGGTTCCAGGTTTTGAAGCGCCCGTTCTACTGGCTTATTCCAGCCGTAACCGTTCCGCTTCATGCCGTATTCCTTATGGTGCAGGCGACAAAGCCAAGCGCGTTGAATTCCGTTTCCCGGATGCGCTGGCCAACCCATATCTGTCGGCTTCCGCTTTGTTGATGGCTGGCCTCGACGGCATCGAGAATAAAATCCACCCCGGCGAAGCGATGGACAAGAACCTCTATGACCTGCCGCCAGCTGAACTGGCCGAAGTGCCAACCGTCTGTGGTTCGCTGCGTGAAGCACTCGAAGCACTGGAAGCCGATCATGAATTCCTGCTTAAAGGCGATGTGTTCACCAAGGACCAGATTGAAGGTTATTGCGAACTGAAATGGGAAGAAGTCAGCCGTTTGGAAACGACGCCAGCGCCTGTCGAATTTGACATGTACTATTCGGCTTAA
- a CDS encoding P-II family nitrogen regulator, giving the protein MKKIEAIIKPFKLDEVKEALHEVGVSGITVTEAKGFGRQKGHTELYRGAEYVVDFLPKVKLEVVVEDGLAERVVEAISTAAQTGRIGDGKIFVIPVESALRIRTGERDNDAI; this is encoded by the coding sequence ATGAAAAAGATTGAAGCGATCATCAAGCCTTTCAAACTCGACGAAGTCAAAGAGGCGCTTCATGAGGTGGGGGTATCAGGCATCACCGTTACAGAAGCAAAAGGCTTTGGCCGTCAGAAAGGTCATACCGAATTATATCGCGGTGCCGAATATGTTGTCGATTTCCTGCCGAAGGTGAAGCTGGAGGTCGTCGTGGAAGACGGGCTAGCCGAACGAGTCGTCGAAGCCATTTCCACCGCCGCCCAAACTGGCCGTATCGGCGATGGCAAGATCTTTGTCATTCCGGTCGAGTCGGCTTTGCGCATCCGCACCGGCGAACGCGATAACGACGCCATCTAA
- a CDS encoding PQQ-dependent dehydrogenase, methanol/ethanol family — MMRRLGLFFATCLLAACQSQTTDQGGVSADGAEWSNIGFNAKEQRHSPLDQIDESNVGELGIAWFKDLPDARGQEATPVVVDGKMYISTAWSKVFAYDAKTGEELWSYDPEVPGEKAVDACCDVVNRGIAISRGKIFFGTIDGRLIALDANTGARLWETQTTDNSKPYTITGAPRVVKNMVIIGNGGAEFGVRGYITAYNVSDGSQKWRFYTVPNPEGKADGAASDEIFEKAANKTWGEGEWKESGGGGTVWDSIVYDEELDQLYFGVGNGNPWNHGLRSGGEGDNLFLSSIVAVNPDTGKYLWHYQETPAETWDYTATQHIIIAEIDWPKKTQDGEATALTEKRKVLFHAPKNGFFFVIDRTDGRLMSAEPFVDNINWAEGYDLETGRPIENPEARFYKTGKPFISIPGALGAHNWHPMSYNPDTGLVYIPAQQIPQGYEVPTTSLDKKRERLGFNVGIGWAIGQLPDDKDVYKAAIAATTGKLVAFDPKAGKVAWSVDYPAAWNGGTMTTAGNLVFQGTSVGLFKAFAADSGEELLSMNMQSGIVAAPSTYMVDGEQYIAFLTSKGGAFPLVAGVAGGASRKVPNIPRLVVMKLGGKTTLPALPEKAEVVWNPPEPTGTPAQVAEGKALYGRFCLVCHGDSAVGNGFTPDLRISGTLASEEAWASIIAGGALKQHGMVSFSSQLKPDQVEALRHYVIDRSNWTKANVADVSAPIAR; from the coding sequence ATGATGCGCCGTTTGGGACTCTTTTTTGCAACCTGCTTGCTGGCCGCTTGCCAAAGCCAGACGACCGATCAAGGTGGCGTATCGGCTGACGGCGCGGAATGGAGCAATATCGGCTTCAATGCTAAGGAACAACGGCACAGCCCCCTCGACCAGATTGATGAGAGCAATGTCGGCGAACTCGGTATCGCCTGGTTCAAGGATCTACCCGATGCGCGGGGCCAGGAAGCAACACCCGTGGTTGTTGATGGCAAAATGTATATCTCTACCGCCTGGTCCAAAGTTTTTGCCTATGATGCAAAAACCGGCGAGGAACTCTGGTCCTATGACCCCGAAGTTCCCGGTGAGAAGGCCGTAGACGCTTGCTGCGACGTTGTTAATCGCGGCATTGCAATTTCCCGAGGCAAGATATTTTTCGGCACGATAGATGGCCGGCTCATCGCGCTCGACGCAAATACCGGCGCACGGCTTTGGGAAACCCAGACAACAGATAATTCGAAGCCTTATACGATCACCGGCGCTCCACGCGTCGTCAAAAATATGGTCATCATTGGTAATGGTGGCGCTGAATTCGGTGTCCGCGGATATATCACCGCCTATAACGTCTCCGACGGTTCCCAGAAATGGCGCTTTTACACAGTTCCCAATCCCGAAGGTAAAGCCGACGGCGCCGCAAGCGACGAGATTTTTGAAAAAGCCGCCAACAAAACCTGGGGCGAAGGTGAGTGGAAAGAATCCGGAGGTGGCGGAACGGTCTGGGACAGCATCGTCTATGACGAAGAGCTTGATCAGCTCTATTTTGGCGTTGGCAATGGCAATCCCTGGAACCATGGACTGCGCTCGGGCGGCGAAGGGGACAATCTCTTCCTGTCGTCCATCGTCGCGGTAAACCCAGATACCGGAAAATATCTCTGGCACTATCAGGAAACGCCTGCCGAGACCTGGGATTATACCGCTACGCAGCATATCATCATTGCAGAGATTGACTGGCCCAAGAAAACCCAAGACGGTGAAGCCACGGCCCTGACGGAAAAACGCAAGGTGCTGTTCCATGCGCCCAAAAACGGCTTCTTCTTTGTCATTGATCGCACCGATGGCCGGTTGATGAGTGCTGAGCCGTTTGTCGACAACATCAATTGGGCCGAGGGCTATGATCTTGAAACCGGACGGCCGATCGAAAATCCGGAGGCGCGTTTCTACAAAACGGGCAAGCCATTTATCTCAATCCCAGGCGCTCTTGGCGCGCATAACTGGCACCCGATGAGTTATAATCCCGACACCGGACTGGTCTATATCCCAGCCCAGCAGATCCCGCAGGGTTATGAAGTGCCGACCACGAGCCTCGACAAGAAACGCGAACGGCTTGGCTTTAACGTTGGTATTGGCTGGGCAATTGGTCAGCTGCCCGATGATAAGGACGTCTATAAGGCCGCTATCGCCGCAACGACCGGCAAGCTCGTGGCTTTTGATCCTAAAGCAGGCAAGGTTGCCTGGTCTGTCGACTACCCGGCGGCCTGGAATGGCGGGACAATGACGACGGCTGGCAATCTGGTATTTCAAGGCACAAGCGTTGGGTTGTTCAAAGCCTTTGCGGCGGATAGCGGTGAAGAACTTTTGAGCATGAATATGCAGTCCGGCATTGTTGCCGCGCCTTCCACCTATATGGTCGATGGCGAGCAATATATCGCGTTCCTGACCAGTAAAGGCGGCGCCTTTCCCCTGGTTGCTGGTGTCGCGGGTGGTGCATCGCGCAAGGTCCCGAATATCCCGCGGCTGGTTGTGATGAAGCTGGGCGGCAAGACAACCCTGCCCGCTTTGCCTGAAAAAGCCGAAGTCGTCTGGAATCCGCCAGAGCCAACGGGCACGCCTGCACAGGTAGCGGAGGGCAAAGCGCTCTACGGTCGCTTCTGTCTGGTTTGTCACGGCGATAGCGCAGTCGGCAATGGCTTTACACCAGATCTTCGAATCTCCGGCACATTGGCCAGTGAAGAAGCTTGGGCTTCCATAATCGCTGGTGGCGCGTTGAAGCAGCATGGCATGGTCAGCTTTTCGTCGCAGTTAAAGCCTGATCAAGTCGAGGCGCTGCGCCATTACGTGATTGATCGCTCTAACTGGACCAAGGCCAATGTTGCCGACGTCAGTGCGCCAATTGCGCGATAG
- a CDS encoding translocation/assembly module TamB domain-containing protein, translated as MDKQEPDIDVQSIKPRRSIGRKIMVFLGGLLLLVAAVLAGGAYWLDSDSGHKYIISEIEALEPDDGLRIRIGDINGSIYKNMEIVDLTLADPEGVFFEAGVVALDWSPLAWIFNELNISNAVIAKARLKRLPALRDTQQDAPLFPDFDIYLGNFRADSLLLEEAVIGEAQRADLSGSADIRSGRAMINLDAATTRSGDKILLSLNAEPDREKLDLNAEIIAPADGAIARQIGFQRDYAITLGGEGDWTKWDGSLIAKSANLPLAELTLEAREGLFGFDGNIESELLPKGLAAKLAAPRLVVNGNASVEDRLIQLDLAARSSVANLTAKGGVDLARSALDAVRVEFDVRDPSALAANMRAQDLEFKALLNGKFSTLRYQYLLTAPQLAFGKTLLTGVTASGEGRRDANGFDIPVELAVTSLIGNGDLLKQLLSGFNGKAFLRLEQGRLFAERAVIATNSASGRADIEARLATGEYAINLDAQAPSFAVAGVGIADIVAVLEIGTGTAGLAIDGKVTARLRRFDNEFLRDLGGGLPVVETGLVLDSDRKLRFPNLNIDTPKLQFSGSGVQQTATIFEFNGRGEHDQYGAFDLDLEGPLARPQIALLLDSPLPAAGLSAVQLDLDPVDSGFAFTAAGGSTLGPFTGNGAIVTIAGQDAQIRVDQLKVSDTLATGTIRPTALGLAGNLAISGGGVNGNVLFEPGQNRQLIRAKLNAKNARFDGAPPILIRTGTLDADVILVEGQSDVDVTVRAQGISRGDLMVGRVAGNTKLVNGTGNATFSVAGTRGSTFNFQAKADIIPDRYVMTGNGLFEGRTLRFLKPLELRRVNGGWTVSPTTLAYGNGRTRFSGQWASGTSRLDMTLSKMPLTLADIIAHDLGLGGEANGVIKINQTGSQMPIGEAKLNIKGLTRSGLILTSTPIDLGLNIAISNRNAAARGVIQSQSKTIGRFQGRVTGFGSGNWKEELQRSPLFAQARFNGAADALWRLTGVETFDLTGPLSLSADVRGTLANPQIDGQLRTSNARLESGLTGTVVSGIKAQGQFDGSRLVMSNITGSTRGGGSVSGSGSFNFAVAPGEGIGIMLDLNAQKARLIARDDFAATVTGPIQIRSSVDGGVISGDLTLNRSFFQFGNAAETVALPKIKVTEINRRADERVAIVSSRPWRFALSATAPNRLQVEGLGLDSEWRANLKVSGPVDNFAMTGSADLVRGNYTFAGRRFQLERGRIRFVGSQPPNPILDIEAEADLTGLNATINVTGRGNSPEIAFNSVPALPEDELLSRVLFGASISDLSAPEAVQLAAAVASLNSGGGLDPINQLRKAVGLDRLRILPADVTTGQSTSIAAGKYITRRAYVELITDGQGYSATRLEFQITRWLSILSSISTIGRQNVNVRVSRDY; from the coding sequence ATGGACAAGCAAGAACCAGACATTGATGTTCAGTCGATCAAACCGCGTCGATCGATCGGCCGGAAGATCATGGTTTTCTTGGGCGGCTTGTTGTTACTAGTTGCCGCCGTGCTGGCCGGGGGTGCCTATTGGCTGGATAGTGATAGTGGCCATAAATATATTATCAGCGAGATAGAGGCGCTGGAACCTGATGACGGCCTGCGTATCCGCATCGGGGATATCAATGGCTCCATCTATAAAAACATGGAGATTGTTGATCTCACTCTGGCAGACCCAGAGGGCGTCTTTTTCGAAGCGGGCGTCGTTGCACTGGACTGGAGCCCGTTGGCCTGGATTTTCAATGAACTGAATATCTCGAACGCCGTGATTGCCAAGGCAAGGCTAAAGCGATTGCCCGCGCTTCGTGATACGCAGCAAGACGCACCCCTATTTCCCGATTTTGATATTTATCTCGGCAATTTTCGAGCGGACAGTCTGCTGTTGGAAGAAGCTGTGATCGGCGAGGCGCAGCGCGCTGATCTATCCGGTTCGGCCGATATTCGCTCTGGTCGTGCCATGATAAACCTTGATGCCGCGACCACGCGCAGCGGCGACAAGATTTTGCTGAGCCTTAACGCCGAACCCGATCGGGAGAAGCTTGATCTAAATGCTGAGATTATCGCACCGGCCGACGGTGCCATAGCGCGTCAAATAGGCTTTCAGCGTGACTATGCGATCACGCTTGGCGGAGAGGGGGACTGGACAAAATGGGATGGCAGTCTGATCGCGAAAAGCGCGAACTTGCCGCTTGCTGAGCTGACGCTTGAGGCAAGAGAAGGCCTGTTCGGTTTTGATGGCAATATAGAGTCAGAGCTTTTGCCCAAGGGACTTGCTGCAAAGCTGGCTGCGCCGCGGCTGGTGGTCAATGGAAACGCGTCTGTAGAAGATCGGTTGATCCAGCTTGATCTGGCAGCGCGTTCCTCGGTGGCCAACCTGACGGCGAAGGGTGGAGTTGATCTCGCACGTAGCGCACTAGACGCCGTTCGGGTTGAGTTTGATGTGCGTGACCCGTCTGCTCTAGCGGCTAATATGAGGGCACAGGACCTGGAATTCAAAGCGCTGCTCAACGGCAAGTTTTCTACGCTGCGCTATCAATATTTGTTGACGGCACCGCAATTGGCCTTTGGCAAAACGCTGCTGACGGGCGTTACCGCATCGGGCGAGGGCAGGCGCGATGCAAACGGCTTTGACATACCGGTCGAGCTTGCGGTTACTTCGCTTATCGGCAATGGCGACCTGCTGAAACAGCTCCTCTCCGGTTTCAACGGCAAGGCGTTTTTGCGATTGGAACAAGGGCGCTTATTTGCCGAACGAGCAGTGATTGCGACGAATAGCGCATCAGGAAGAGCGGATATTGAAGCGCGTTTGGCAACGGGTGAATATGCTATTAATCTTGATGCCCAGGCACCGAGCTTTGCAGTGGCTGGCGTTGGCATTGCCGATATTGTAGCAGTTCTGGAAATTGGTACCGGCACCGCTGGACTGGCTATAGATGGCAAGGTGACGGCACGGCTCCGGCGCTTCGACAATGAATTTCTGCGTGACTTGGGTGGCGGACTCCCGGTGGTTGAAACCGGACTTGTGCTGGATTCTGATCGCAAGCTGCGCTTTCCCAATCTGAATATTGATACGCCAAAGCTGCAATTCAGCGGTAGTGGTGTGCAACAGACCGCTACCATATTCGAGTTTAATGGGCGTGGTGAGCATGACCAATATGGGGCTTTCGATCTTGATCTTGAGGGGCCTTTGGCGCGTCCCCAGATCGCGCTTTTGCTCGACAGTCCCTTGCCTGCGGCTGGACTATCTGCCGTACAGCTTGACCTTGATCCGGTTGATAGTGGCTTTGCTTTCACGGCTGCTGGTGGTTCTACGCTGGGGCCCTTTACCGGAAATGGTGCGATTGTCACGATCGCCGGGCAAGATGCTCAGATACGTGTCGATCAATTGAAGGTGTCAGACACCCTGGCGACCGGGACAATTCGTCCAACCGCTTTGGGACTTGCCGGGAATCTTGCGATTAGTGGTGGCGGCGTTAACGGTAATGTCCTGTTCGAACCAGGGCAGAACCGCCAGTTGATCCGCGCAAAGCTGAATGCCAAAAACGCCCGCTTTGATGGTGCTCCTCCGATCCTCATTCGAACCGGCACGCTGGATGCAGATGTCATTCTAGTGGAGGGGCAGTCCGATGTAGATGTAACCGTGCGTGCACAGGGAATTAGCCGCGGCGACTTAATGGTCGGCAGGGTTGCGGGAAATACCAAGCTTGTCAACGGAACGGGCAATGCAACATTTTCCGTTGCCGGCACCCGCGGCAGCACGTTTAATTTTCAGGCCAAGGCTGATATTATACCGGATCGCTATGTCATGACGGGCAATGGCCTGTTTGAAGGCCGAACCTTGCGGTTCTTGAAGCCACTGGAGCTGCGCCGGGTCAATGGTGGCTGGACCGTGTCGCCGACCACATTGGCCTATGGTAATGGCCGCACGCGTTTTTCAGGCCAATGGGCCAGCGGAACGTCGCGACTTGATATGACATTATCAAAAATGCCGCTAACCCTGGCCGATATTATAGCACATGATCTCGGCCTAGGCGGAGAAGCGAATGGCGTCATCAAGATTAATCAGACTGGTTCGCAAATGCCCATTGGCGAAGCGAAACTGAACATCAAAGGCCTCACCCGATCTGGGTTGATCCTGACCTCTACCCCAATTGATCTTGGTCTCAATATCGCCATTTCCAATCGCAACGCAGCGGCGCGCGGTGTCATCCAATCGCAGTCAAAAACCATAGGCCGCTTTCAGGGACGGGTCACCGGCTTTGGCAGCGGCAACTGGAAAGAAGAATTACAGCGCAGCCCTCTATTTGCGCAAGCGCGCTTCAATGGGGCTGCTGATGCTTTGTGGCGGCTGACCGGCGTAGAAACTTTCGATCTAACCGGCCCGCTGAGCCTGAGCGCAGATGTTCGGGGGACGCTCGCCAATCCGCAAATTGATGGGCAATTGCGGACAAGTAACGCGCGGTTGGAAAGTGGTCTGACCGGAACAGTTGTCTCTGGCATCAAGGCACAAGGCCAATTTGACGGTTCTCGGCTGGTTATGTCCAATATTACGGGGTCAACAAGAGGCGGTGGTTCGGTAAGCGGCAGCGGCAGTTTCAACTTCGCGGTGGCACCTGGTGAAGGTATCGGCATCATGCTCGACCTGAATGCACAAAAGGCTCGGTTGATCGCTCGCGACGATTTTGCAGCAACGGTGACTGGACCCATCCAAATCCGCAGTTCTGTGGATGGTGGAGTGATATCCGGCGATCTGACCTTGAATCGCAGCTTCTTTCAATTTGGCAATGCCGCTGAAACCGTTGCGCTGCCCAAGATCAAGGTCACTGAGATCAATCGCAGGGCGGATGAGCGGGTCGCTATCGTTAGCAGTCGTCCCTGGCGTTTTGCATTGAGCGCAACAGCACCCAATCGATTGCAGGTCGAGGGATTAGGGTTGGACAGCGAATGGCGCGCGAACTTGAAAGTATCTGGCCCGGTCGACAATTTTGCAATGACCGGCAGTGCGGACCTTGTCCGTGGCAACTATACCTTTGCTGGTCGCCGTTTCCAGCTGGAGCGCGGTCGAATCCGTTTTGTCGGCAGCCAGCCGCCCAATCCCATACTTGATATTGAGGCGGAAGCGGACCTGACCGGGCTGAACGCCACGATCAATGTGACCGGGCGCGGCAACAGTCCGGAAATCGCCTTTAACAGTGTCCCGGCCTTGCCGGAGGACGAGCTGCTATCCCGCGTTCTGTTTGGAGCATCGATATCTGACCTTTCGGCACCAGAGGCAGTGCAACTGGCAGCGGCCGTCGCATCGCTCAACAGCGGCGGCGGGCTGGATCCGATCAACCAGTTGCGCAAAGCAGTGGGTCTTGATCGCTTGCGGATATTGCCCGCCGATGTGACGACCGGTCAAAGCACGTCGATTGCAGCGGGCAAATATATAACCCGCCGAGCTTATGTCGAACTGATCACCGATGGTCAGGGCTACAGCGCGACACGGTTGGAATTTCAGATCACCCGCTGGTTATCGATATTGTCGAGCATCTCGACTATCGGCCGACAAAATGTAAATGTACGAGTGTCGCGAGACTATTGA